The window atgccCTTCACTTCATTCAGAAGTTTTGGGGAGCTCCAAAAAAACTTCCCCCAAAAACACTTCTCAAGCCTGCAGATCTGAGAATTCAAATGGCAGCTCAAAACTACTTTTAGATCTTAGCTTTCCTTAAGagaaaatcaaaaactaaaacagtagaaactttcaaaaaaaattaaaaaaaaaaatcactgttccattgcCTTTTTTGTTTAGATCCTTTCTGAATTCCTATTTGAATGTCTTCATTTCTGTGCTAAATTCGAGTTATTAAAAGTTTCTTGAGCGAACTGTTGCTTTGTTCAAGTGATTTTGGGCATAACTGAACTGGTTTGGGTGGAGTCATTGTCTTtgagatattttgggttcatcttcGAGTttatttgggtgattttgagtTGTAGTTGGCAGGTTGAGTCTATTTTGAGCTATTTGGATGACTGTTAGCTTCAGAAGTTGTGTTGGGAGTAGTTTTGAGTCTCTTTAGGTTTCTGCAAGTGAATTTGGTCTACTATCGGTGTTGTCTCTTCTCTGAAAATTATTCTGGGCTGTGTCTCAATTTCCTGGGCTGTGTATTGTTGCTGTTTGATCATCTCTTGGTCTACTGTTGTTTGAACTGCTACTGACTCACTCTTCTCCTTCATTATTCTTCAAATCTCCAGGTACAATACTCAAACCTGACATGAAATTGAATATTGATTGGCTTGCACGAAGCTGTTGGAAATTCAAGTTGAAATTCAATTAACTATCTcaagtttgatgttgtttaataCTTTTAGTATACATGATTAAGTGCTTCAGTTCTGTATATTTCTGTTTTTGGTTTGTATCGAGTGCTAGTGCATGCTAAGGGCTTAGGTTGATTTTGTTGCTTGGATCTATTGTATAATTTCAGAATACTGGGTGTTTTAATACCGTTCGAACTCAAGTGTAGGAATGGATTGCTTTTAAGCTTTCAAATGGTGATCATGTTAAGCTTAGTTGAGCGGCTTTTGCGTTTCTGACTTTGAATCTACATTGGCACTTTCAATTTTGAAGTCACGTTGTTGTTTTGGTTAAAGGTTTTAAATGCTATTATAGCTTGAAATGGTGGCACAAACTGTATATGAGTTTTATAACATCATGTATGGCATCTTTGCTATAGAATATGATTTGGTATCAAGGAATGCATTTCATGTCTGTTTCAGATTATAAAAATAATCAGCACTTGATCGGCCTTAGGGGGTTCtcatgaatagctaatttgtttcAAGTAGTTGCCGTAAATCCCACAGTTGGGCCGGTGTCTTTGGCCCATTGGCGTTCCGAGGCCTCTCATCTGAATCAGCCTAGTTTAGATTTCTTATTTGTCCCCGAGCCCAATCTCCTAATTTACATGGCCTTCGTAATTAAGCCTAGGAGTCATAGAATAATTGAGGcgcgccatgccaaataaaacctcaacatgcatggccctcgtttaattaatcATGTTTATCcttagaatttgggagggccatttagcaaacttcacggccttccccaaaataatattacattagaatctttaggcgcggttttaataaaattacttccttaaactcgggtgcgcattgatgcgacccaaatctaaatctcaacgaagtcgaaatgggttgacaatcacgggtgcattgattgcgacgtggttcgaaacgcgttttcacgacgtcgcaattcttttaaaataaataatgataaaaagtggtttacgaataaaaggcacataagctagcatatattaaaatcagataaaatacaactgttgagcgaccgtgctagaaccacggaacccgggaatgcctaacaccttctcccgggttaacagaattccttactcggatttctggttcgcagactgttaacagagtcatatgcttcctcggttcgggatacaaccggtgacttgggacaccattaatctctcaagtggcaactctgaataattaataattaaatcccgttccaaTTGTCCTTTAAAtagaaaaactcctttacgcccttgcgggtgtagtgaaaaaggaggtgtgacttCCCTGTGGCCCGTTCTTTGCCAATTGTGACTGCTACTGTTACTGCTCCGCCCCAAATTGTTATGACTTCCTCTATAGTTCCCCTACTACCGTTCCTCGTACTGAGGTTGGTTTTTCAAGTGGAATTAGAACGATGAAATAGATTACCATTGAGGTCCCTGCCGATGGTAATCTTTTGAAAAAGTCAGGTCGGGCTGACGTATGGTTGAAACCTCTGATCGGTCCAATTGAGAAATCCAATCTCGAGAGTCATAGCTCTTTGAATTGGATGAATAACATAGTGCAATCATCATTAAAGGTGTCTGCTTCTTTTTACACTTTATTCCTTCTTTTATTAAGGTTCTtacccctttcttcttttttagatCAATCTTATTGGCATAGAGATGATGGAGAGGGTTTCTCATACGGAGCAATTAATGTATGATTATCATATTGAAGCAGACAACTGGAAAGAACAATATGAAAGCCTTCAACTTGATATGGAAGTGTTAGAAGAAAGCAAGTTCAACTTAGAGCAACAGTTGAAGGTTTTGACTTCAGAGTTAGCAGTTGAGAAGACTTCCTCAAATCAAACTGACAAGGATAAAAATCTCCTCAAGACATCATTTTCTGAGCAACTCTCCAAAGCCAGTGAAAAGATTAGAGGGTTGACGGCATTGCTAAATGAGAAAGAAGTTTATGCCGGTGAACTTGTGAAAACACTTACCCAGACCCAAGAAGATCTTCGTGAGTCTTCTGATAAGGTCAGATTTTTAGAAAGTTCACTTGCCCCTCTGCAATCTTCTTATGATGTTGCTTTGGCCGAGAAAGAAAAGCTTAAAAACGAGATTGACCAATGGGAAAGAGATTATGAGATTCTCGAGGACATGACTGCtattgaagtgagttgggctaTTTTAAACACACGCCATGATACGCTTGTGGAGGCTAGCCAAGAGGATTTTAACTTGGACACTGAGTTAGCCAAAATAAAGGAGACCATTGAAAAACTCAGCAAGGCCAAGATTTTCATTCTCCCATGGCTGATACTCCTGAGCATGTTGAAGATGATTTAGGTATGGTGAATGCCCCAGCTCCTTCAAGTCAACTCGAACCTTCTGTTGCTAATGATACCGCTTTAGATTCTTCTTCTGCCCCTTAGTGAAAATTTATGAAGTGTaactccctttttttcttttctggtgGTTTTACCCCTGTTCCCATTTGGGGGTTTAGTTTTTGGAAATGACAAGTCCCCAAACCTTTTCGGGACATTTTGTAAAAATGACAATcggtttatgactaagttcatacttagtctaaactTAATATTATGAAGTTTTTGTTTAACTtaattgtcttgagcttctgttTTGCTCTTTTTTGCCTTTATACTCAAGGTCTTGTTTGTTAATTCGTGAGTTTTTGTCTTGccctttttgcattttttctttttttatatgcTTTGTTGACTTCATGAATATCTAAATCAAacatgaatttataaaagaggacccttttatattcgaaatttaatgaagaagacgtctcaacttcataacggTGTAAATATACGAAAAAAGAAACGAGAACGcacatgtttcttgaaataacttGGATAAAGTTTTCATTTGAGCTTTTGTCAAGTTTAAATAACATCTTACATGTATTGAAATATCTTCTATAACTTTTTCGTAACTGTTTTCTTTACAACAGATTTgcaaaaaaggaaataaactcCAAGGGTTTTCTTTTTTAAAACCCATAGCTAATAATTGCCTTTAACCTAGATATTAGAAGATTTTGAAATCTATATGAAGGTTTTTTGACTGGCTTGTGTTAttggctcgtgactttgctctaAACTTGATACATTTGATAAGTAAACTTTGGGCTTGACTTGAATTTTAATTGTTTTcagtcttctttgccttctttatacatatatcatatgtatattatatagtcccccaagtgtttgagctttgaagtatgaaatctcgagcacttgattaatCCTTCCATGCGGTCTTTTTCCTGAAAGGGAAAAACATAGGGGACTCAGAGGTATGattttagatgaagactgcttaaccctttTAAATTTCTATCAAAATAGTTGTAACCATAGACCGAGAATTATGTTCTTTCCACGTGTCTTTTCAGGTCGTAATTCATCATTTAGTgcgggctagctttttgcctatcatctaaaatcgttagtaaaattttaacaattcaaaataaaagtttaaaatgagggtATCTGCCCGTGGGTATTTcctttccttagaaatagtatctcttcagatgaacgacattccaatgtgaaggtataATCTTGTcatccattgtttccagttcgtatgctccttttcctgcgATACCGTGAATCTTATAAGGTCCTTCCCAAGTTGGACTTAACTTTCCTGCATTCGCTGCCCTCGTTGATTGGAAAATTTTCTTGAgtacgaagtccccaatcttgaagtatctgagACGAGCTTTCCGGTTATAGTATCGTTCCATAACTTGTTTTTGCGATGTCATCCTTATTAATGCAGCTTCCCTCCTCTCTTCAAGTAAATCCAGGTTTATTTGCATTTCTTCTTCATTTGACTCCTCAGTTGCTTGTGTATATATCGTGCTTGGTTCCCTTATCtcgactggaattaaggcttcagctCCGTATACAAGTGAGAATGGTGTTTCCCCTATACTTGTTTTTGCGGTTGTTCGATAATCCCACAAAACTCCAAGTAACACCTCTGGCCAATTTCCTTTAGATTCCTCCAACCTTTttttcaaattgttgataatgaatTTATTcgttgattcagcttgtccattacTCACCGGATGGTAAAGCGTTGAAGTAATCATTTTAATTTGCCAACTCTGGAAAAAATTTATGATTTGCGTGCCTATAAATTGcgggccattatcacatacgatttctCTTGGTACGCCGAATTGGCATATGATGTTTCGCCAAATGAAATCTCTGACCTCTTTTTCTCGTACATGTTTAAAAGCTTCTGCTTCTAAAAGGTATTCAGTGGGTACTAGTAAAAATCTTACCTTGCCTTTGGCTTGTGGCAGTGGACCCactatatccatcccccacttcataaaaGACTATGGTGCAATGATTAGATGCAATAATTCAGCAGGTCTATGCATGTTGTTACCGTATCTTTGGCACTTGTCACATTTGGCTATAAAACTTTCTGcgtcttcttccatttttggccaataataACCAGCTCTAATCATGGTTTTTACTAAAGatcttcctcctgcgtgatttccacaatgtctcTCGTGTATTTGTCTCATCACATACTCTATTTGAgaaggtccgaggcatcttgctaggggaccaccgaacattttacgaTAAAGATTGCGTTGCTTTAAACAATACCGAGCAACTTTTTTGCGGAGTGCTtgagcctttttcttatcttcaggtaaaattccatactgcaaaaaagtaacaatctcgttcctccaatcccaagttaaattattgaaatttacctcgtttttgttTTGATCAAgtactgaatgaaataaatgaattacataagcaTTTTCATCATTTGTCACCTCTGGAgcagatgcaagattagctagGGTGTCTGCCTCAACATTTTCCTCTCTTGGTATCTGCACGACTTTTCAGGTTTAGAATTGCCTAACCAGATCACATGCCTTTTTCCATATATTGCTGCATTCTTGCCTCTCTGGTTGTATAAGTCCCCAGTATTTGGTTAACTACGAGCTGTGAATCACTTTTGATTACGACCTGTTCTATGCCAAGCTCgcgtgccagttctaaacctgcaatcacaacttcatactctgcctcattgttagtaatAGGGTGACATTTTATGGCTTGTCGTATGGTTTctcccgtaggtggtaccaaaacaatACCTAGACCTACCCCTTTCACATTCGATGAACCATCAGtaaataaagtccaagttcctggATTAGGCTCATTGTATATTTgtagttctttttcttcttctagttGTATCTCTTGGCTAAAATCTACCACAAAATCTGCTAACACCTGTGACTTTATTGCAGTTCTAAGTTGATACGTAATGTCATATTCACTTAGCTCTATGGCCCACTTGGCTAACCTACTTGATAACTCTTGTTTATGTAATATATTATGTAGGGGTAGGCAGTTACCATAGagatgggatgacattgaaaataaggtcttaatttcctagatgccataattaatgcaagtgcaagtttttctagaTGAGGATACCGAGTCTCAGCATCTAATAATgacttgctaacataataaattggagactGTTTAACTTGGTCTTCACAGACTAAAACAGCATTGACCGCTACTTCTAAAACAACAAGGTAGATGAGTAGTTTCTCCTCGTCTTTTGATTTCGCAAGCAACGATGGATTTGACAAGTATACTTTCAAATTATTAAGCACTTGTTGACATTCCTCAGACCATTCAAACTGATCCTGCTTTTTTAGAGCTGAAAAGAACCCAAAGCATTTTTCTgatgatttggaaataaatcttcccaAGGCTACTATTCATCCCATCAGTCTCTGtacttcttttttacttgtaagTGTATCAGGAATTTCCTCAATATATTTAATCTGCGCGGGATTTACCTCAATGCCATGGCTAGAAACAAGAAATCCCAAGAACTTACCTGATgaaactccaaatgcacatttctcggggtttagCTTCATGTTAAATTTACGGAGAATCTGAAATATATCAGACAAGTGTTGGATATGATCCCTTGCTTGTTgtgacttgaccaacatatcatctatatagacttccatggttttccctaaatgttcttgaaacattttggtcaccaacctttgatatgtggctccagcgttcttgagaccaaatggcattactttgtaacaataagtgcccctgtctgttataaatgaagtttttttccTCATCTATgggatccattttaatttgattataccctgaatatgcatctaaaaaacttaacaattcatgtcctgcagtggcatcaattagttgatctatatgcggtaatggaaaagaatctttaggataAGCTTTGTTTAGGTCAGTATAATCcacacaaactcgccacttaccattccTTTTAGGTACTACtacaatattagctaaccaatttggatattttacctcacggatggactcaatttttaaaagtttttgtacCTCGTCTTGAATTACTTGATTTTTGAAAGatctttgctttcttttcttttgtttgacaggtggaTATGACGGATCTTCATTTAACTTGTGAGTCATTACTTTCGGAGGTATTCCTGTCATATcaaaatgggaccaagcaaaacaatccacgttagttttcaaaaattcagtcaacttacctttcatttcGTGGCTTAGGTTGGCCCCAATGTAGACTTTCCTTTCAGACCAAGGTGCAAATAATACTACATCTTCCAATTCCTTaatcgtcgttttgatgttttcattttcCTCTGGTTCTTGGATGGAATCGGGCCTCGAGCCTACATCTGTTCGCCCGTGTTCAGTTGAGGCTTGTGTTGCAGCATCCTCAACTGGATTCTGTGAGtgctatttttcttcattttttgcgcttAAATCTGCTATGTAATTGATGCTTCTAGACGTTTGTTGATCACCATGGATTTGTCAAATTCCCTATTGTGAagggaatttaataacttgatgtagggTAGATGGCACAACATCCCTTTCGTAAATCCATAGTCTAccgagaatcatattgtaagccatgtccatctctaccacctgaaatttcgtgtctttgacaactccttctgcgaatgtGGTGAGTATTATCTCCCCTTTTGTTACGACACTCGAGTTTTCAAAACCGGAtaaggtgtgcgccttgggtatcagcttatcttcagcttgcatttcgtTTACCACTCTTAGCAAAATGATATTCACGAtgctacctagatcaatcaaaactcgttttacattagtgtcatgtacaagtaaagatattaccagtgcgtcattgtgtggGGTTAGTATGTCATttgcatctgcatcatcaaatgtaataCTTTCTTCTTCCAAAACACGTCGAACTCGATTCCCGTGTGACTGTAATTTTTGAAACTTTCTTGGTTTCCGTATATGTCACGTCATTAATTTCTTCTCCTCCGCTTATAACATTAACAGTCCTTTTTGGTGAAAGGGGTTTAGGGGGCTCCTGCCTATTCTTCGTATACGCTTGCTTACCTTTTTAACTAAATAATTCGGTTAGATATCCTTGCTTTAACAAATTGTCAACTTCACCTTGTAGCAATCTACAATCTGCCGTTTTGTGACCACGATCGTTGTGAAACGCGCACCAGAAATTAGGATTTTGCCTATtcgggtttgatctcatttcctttTGCCATCGCACCTTATCTCCCATACTTCTTAATACTGCTACTAACTCTGATGTGCTAACATTGAAATTATAACCGCCAAAATTCGCCTTCGAGCCTCTATCATCATCTCGCGTCTTTCGCGCATTTTGTTCTTTTCCAAACCTTGATGATGAGCCTGATTCTCTATCTCCCGATCTATGATCGTACCTTGAGTTATCCTGCTTTGAACGTGAGTCTCTTCCTGCCGGTCCTATGTAGggttcgtacctatttttaccggaccttttttcaGTTTCAGCGCATCTTGAACTTACCATCTCCTCTTTTTGAGGCTAAGTGAtggtatcttcttctatccgcagCTTCGTGCTGtatctgttgtaaacatcattccaattTGTTGCTGGAAATTCACATAGACTTTCCTTAAGTCATctcgtggcttctgaacttttctcaTTTAGATTACTGGCAAAAGCCATAgctgcccagttatcaggtacgcgtggcaacatcatcctttcacgctggaatctgtCTATGAATTCTCTGAGCAGCTCCGAATCTCCttgctttattttgaaaatatcctctattcttttttcgacttttgagctcccgaatgtgttttgataaatgaatctgtaagctcagcaaaagaatttatagaattttcgtgtaaaagagaataccatgttaatgctcccttagtgagtgttcaccgaattttttgaccaatactgattcaatttcttgtttggtcaagtcgtttaCCTTTACACCGGTTGTGAATGCAGTTACGTGATCTcgtggatcagttgttccatcgtattttggaatatcgggcatcTTGAATTTCTTCGAAATTGGCAGAGAAGCAGCACTTGGCTTCGTTGTTGTGAATACTTGTCCATATCTATTCCTTTGATTACAGGCGGTACtccaggtatttgctctatgcagtcgctttgctccttgagctgtttctgcaaagttaatactaaattttgtaaatcagaattaactgTGTTACCTGGTTCTCCATCACGAGACTCGTTGGGAGTTCCACCACTGCCTGAATTAACGAGTCCAGAACGAGGGTTTtccaaagtgttgttatttgTAGTTGGTGTTGGGGGTACAACTGACAACTGGCTGGTAAAAGCCTGGAGAGCTTTGTTAACCTGTTGAGCAATTAATTTTTTAAGAGCTTCATCGATAGCTTGTTCATTTGCAACTCTGTCATTTTCATTTGATTCAGATCTGTTTGGAGTCCCCTCTCGTGATTGTCACTGAGATTGTTTTAGCGAAGGAGGTGGGGTTCTGTCATCTTGTTCGGTCAGTTGATGTTGTGGATCTTGGAGTGGTAAAttgtgttggttattgttgttgacATTCGACATGGTTATTCTTGATAaaagaattgatttggaaagcaaatgattatcagattcccggtaacggaaccaatttgtttaaccaaaaatagagatttcggtcaaagcttgttTATAGAAGAACACGGGTTATTGATAATCAAGTAAAAATAGGAATAATTGATGTAAAAAATAgctgaatagaaaaaaaaagtaaatcagtatattccAATAGTGTTTCATGTCCTTACAAATGTTCATTCATCACCTTTTATAGTTATTTCTAACTAATATGTTTTTCTCCTTTCATAATGGAGTCATTATGGACAATTAATGACATTTAATATAATGTTATAACAGACAATCGTAACTGTTCCAATACAGATTCTATAACATTTTCCATAATTAATGCCTATTTAATTACCAATAATACGTATCTATACCCCTTTTGCTATTTAGGTTCATTCTTCCGATGCCTTTTCAAAATATCAAGAAATTTGAGCATCTACCCCTTCTGGCTTTCTTGGATCTTTGCTCGTGCCTGCTAAAGCTCGTGCCTTTTCAACTATTCTTCGCCAACTGTCAGTCCTTTACcaatccacgtgtcatgacatATCACCGCATAATTAATTCGATCTATTAACTTGATATTTCCCAATACAAAGCTATGACTTCTTTAAAAGCTATACTGGAGTGCTCATATTATACTAtaattaggggtcgtttggttatgttagataaaaatattaatggAAAAATATAGTATGAGATTGTATTTATCATATTTGGTTACGGATGTTAGCTAATGATGAGATAAAGTttatactaaaataatttaattaattgtccCACATAGAAGATGGGATAACTAATCCCATGAAATACTCTAGTTTATCCCACGTGGTAACCAAATGATACCTAACTTTACACTCCATGGGGTCCACTGGAATTGCAAACAAGATTTTGCATGAATTGTTGGATGTTGGGTCTAAGTCATGGGTCGCTCTATGTCGGTAGACCCGACCCATTTTTTTATTGAAGGGATCAGATGAAATAGTGTAGTGGGGGCAGTTTTTATTGATAATTGTTGTTTGAATGCTCTTAAATATAAAAGTTCTGATCTTTGGCAAAGTGTGAGAAACGCAAGAAAGGAAAAAACAGAGAAGTAAGTTCTCTTCTCTTCTTCCACATTAACACATAAAAAGTCATTTAGTTTGTGGTAATTTTGCTTTGTTTCCAAGAGATTCAAAGTGGACTTTGGAGCAATTTTCTGGGTAGTAACTTCCACTCTGCTGCATTAACAGGTACATAAATCTTGTATTGATCTTGAAGTAATCCATGTCCCCGTTAATTATGTTTTGCTAACAATGGCATCAGAGCGCATGTTATTTGTTTTCAAGTCTAACACCGATTCTCTTGAAATACACCTTCGTTGTAAATCACTGTTAATTTCTTTTTGTCCGGAGAAGAAATAGGTACAGATTTCTAAAGTCAAAAGTAATAATAGCTATGAATAGCACTGCAATCCTTATATGACCATTAAAGTTGTGGGTTCTATTATCCTAGCCATGTGTTAGATGGCTTACTTTGTAAAAGATATATAAAGAGTACTCATATATAAgagaataactttttttttttgatgcaAATAAAAGAATAAATGATTTGGTACAATTATGATTAGTATCAGATGAATCGCGTGAAGCCTGTAGAttgatatttttaaaataaatattttctttatacaTGAGTCAAAAAGCAAGTATTGTTTGTCCTTGTTTGCTATGAGAAATGATGGCTCACTGAAAGTACTTTGAGAATATAAATAATTGCTTAATTTACTACTCTACTGTTAAGAGTTACACCATTTTAAGCTTGTTTAAAATTTTTGTTACTTCAATTATTTGAGAAGTGTACAAATATTTTCTGTAATTGATTCTATATATTGTTCTCTGTATGTGAATagccaaccaagaggttgtgagttcgagtctccccaagagcaaggtggaaagttcttggagggaaggatgccgggggtctatttggaaacagcctctctaccccagggtaggggtaaggtctgcgtacatactaccctccccagaccccactacgtgggattatactgggttgttgttgttgttgtatgtgaatAGCCATGGTGCTGCATCACTAAATGattttttgtttgttatttttatgtaaaaGCTTGAAGCCATGAATATGGTCTCTGTAAGGCAAAGTAATGTATTAAATTTACTTGTATGTTTGGATTAAATTTAAGATGTGAATTGTTTATTCACTTATTTGAtcttaatgaagaatattctttTTGGACCATAAGAAAAACATT is drawn from Nicotiana tabacum cultivar K326 chromosome 22, ASM71507v2, whole genome shotgun sequence and contains these coding sequences:
- the LOC142176130 gene encoding uncharacterized protein LOC142176130 produces the protein MLVKSQQARDHIQHLSDIFQILRKFNMKLNPEKCAFGVSSALKKQDQFEWSEECQQVLNNLKVYLSNPSLLAKSKDEEKLLIYLVVLEVAVNAVLVCEDQVKQSPIYYVSKSLLDAETRLAKWAIELSEYDITYQLRTAIKSQVLADFVVDFSQEIQLEEEKELQIYNEPNPGTWTLFTDGSSNVKGIPREENVEADTLANLASAPEVTNDENAYVIHLFHSVLDQNKNEWGMDIVGPLPQAKGKVRFLLVPTEYLLEAEAFKHVREKEVRDFIWRNIICQFGVPREIVCDNGPQFIGTQIINFFQSWQIKMITSTLYHPVSNGQAESTNKFIINNLKKRLEESKGNWPEVLLGVLWDYRTTAKTSIGETPFSLVYGAEALIPVEIREPSTIYTQATEESNEEEMQINLDLLEERREAALIRMTSQKQVMERYYNRKARLRYFKIGDFVLKKIFQSTRAANAGKLSPTWEGPYKIHGIAGKGAYELETMDDKIIPSHWNMIGKKLARTK